The Candidatus Accumulibacter similis genome has a segment encoding these proteins:
- a CDS encoding ArsR family transcriptional regulator, whose amino-acid sequence MTETIVAYLRANAEQLDVDMAEALHIPLAELRDQIAQLAASGDVICCRVTRFIEGRKIEGISCRLSCDPPTPARGRKPGVKKDDDVDAGTF is encoded by the coding sequence ATGACCGAAACGATTGTTGCTTACCTGCGAGCCAATGCCGAGCAGCTCGATGTCGATATGGCGGAGGCACTGCATATCCCGCTCGCCGAACTGCGCGACCAGATCGCCCAGCTGGCGGCTTCGGGAGACGTGATCTGCTGTCGGGTCACCCGCTTCATCGAGGGCCGCAAGATCGAAGGGATCAGTTGTCGCCTGTCGTGCGATCCGCCGACTCCGGCACGCGGACGCAAGCCGGGCGTCAAGAAGGACGATGATGTCGACGCCGGCACCTTCTGA
- a CDS encoding Na+/H+ antiporter subunit G gives MSPLSEMVVAALIVLGALFVFLGSFGLARLPDFLTRLHGPTKATTIGVGAILLASAIFFSGSESTPVSLHELAILLFLFITAPITAHLLAKAALHRQVRREMRAAGDDAAAGDDEAADRAKNREAAPNKPDVGCQLANDESAPADR, from the coding sequence ATGAGCCCGCTCAGCGAAATGGTCGTCGCGGCGCTGATCGTGCTCGGCGCCCTCTTCGTCTTTCTCGGCTCGTTCGGACTCGCACGCCTGCCCGATTTCCTGACCCGGCTGCACGGACCGACCAAGGCGACCACCATCGGCGTCGGAGCGATCCTGCTCGCCTCGGCGATCTTCTTCTCCGGCAGCGAGTCGACGCCGGTCAGCCTGCATGAACTGGCGATTCTCCTGTTCCTCTTCATCACCGCGCCGATCACCGCCCATTTGCTCGCGAAGGCGGCGTTGCACCGGCAGGTGCGCCGCGAGATGCGCGCGGCAGGCGATGACGCAGCGGCAGGCGATGACGAAGCGGCAGACCGGGCGAAAAACAGGGAAGCAGCGCCAAACAAACCGGACGTCGGATGCCAGCTAGCGAACGACGAGAGTGCGCCGGCGGATCGGTGA
- a CDS encoding K+/H+ antiporter subunit F — MLNAALEIAFVLIAAAQALNLYRLLRGPDLCDRILALDTLGISAIALLLLFGIRSASTAYFEAALLLALLGFVGTVALCKFLLRGDIIE, encoded by the coding sequence ATGCTGAACGCGGCCCTCGAAATCGCCTTCGTGCTCATCGCAGCGGCGCAGGCGCTGAACCTCTACCGCCTGCTGCGCGGACCTGACCTCTGCGACCGCATCCTGGCGCTCGACACGCTCGGCATCAGCGCCATCGCCCTGCTGCTGCTGTTCGGCATCCGCAGCGCCAGCACCGCCTACTTCGAGGCCGCGCTGCTGCTGGCACTGCTCGGTTTCGTCGGCACCGTTGCGCTGTGCAAGTTCCTGTTGCGCGGCGACATCATCGAATGA
- a CDS encoding Na+/H+ antiporter subunit E translates to MKHRLLPRPLLSLAVFLVWVLITNAASLALLVLGGVLALVVPRLTAPFWPQPPRLVRPLPALRFLAVFACDIVTANWRVARQVIGPLHRLSPALVEVPLELRDPFVATLLASVVSLTPGTVAIDIDRSNWILLVHALDAADPQALIDEIRERYERPLREIFAC, encoded by the coding sequence ATGAAGCACCGGCTGCTGCCGCGACCGCTGCTCTCGCTCGCCGTCTTTCTCGTCTGGGTGCTGATCACCAACGCGGCGTCGCTCGCCCTGCTCGTCCTCGGCGGCGTGTTGGCGCTCGTCGTGCCGCGGCTGACGGCGCCGTTCTGGCCGCAGCCACCGCGGCTCGTCCGACCGCTGCCGGCCCTGCGTTTCCTCGCCGTCTTTGCCTGCGACATCGTCACCGCCAACTGGCGTGTGGCACGCCAGGTCATCGGCCCGCTGCACCGCCTGTCGCCGGCCCTCGTCGAAGTGCCGCTCGAGCTGCGTGACCCCTTCGTCGCGACGCTGCTGGCCAGCGTCGTCTCGCTGACCCCGGGTACGGTCGCCATCGACATCGACCGGAGCAACTGGATCCTGCTCGTCCATGCCCTCGATGCAGCCGATCCGCAGGCGCTGATCGACGAGATCAGGGAGCGCTACGAGCGGCCACTCCGGGAGATCTTCGCATGCTGA
- a CDS encoding monovalent cation/H+ antiporter subunit D, producing the protein MRAHLPILPILIPFAAALLQMAWNRLAWQRAIGLCASVLLLFASAWLTALSDDGLLRVYALGDWPAPYGIVLVVDRLAAMMTLLCAILGLATLLYASAGFDERGQHFHPLFQLQLVGLCGAFLTGDLFNLFVFFEVMLLASYTLLAHGGGMARTRAGISYVVLNLIGSALFLIALGLLYGTLGTLNLADMASRLTQTGHDAALPRLAFALLLAVFALKAGLLPLSFWLPPTYGAAGAPVAALFAIMTKVGIVAILRVQAVALAPAMPDLLAGWLTTLALATIVFAALGALTADRLRAMAAWLVLLSAGSLLLVPAATDERAVAAAIYYLLQSTLTGAAFFLIAGIVAVQRGDCGDDFRAGPPTATWVKLAFLVVAASSAGLPPFAGFVGKLMLLSALRQTAAGAVTWIVLLGAGFLVMAALARQGCILLWKRPLERPPQPTAAVNWQRATATLLLVAAAPLLAILAGPLSDYAQRTASQLQTPGAYVAGVLGARAAATGHGAR; encoded by the coding sequence ATGCGCGCCCACCTGCCGATCCTGCCGATCCTCATCCCCTTTGCCGCCGCCCTGCTGCAGATGGCATGGAACCGCCTCGCCTGGCAGCGCGCCATCGGACTCTGCGCCAGCGTTCTCCTGCTGTTCGCCAGCGCCTGGCTGACCGCGCTCAGCGACGACGGTCTGCTGCGTGTCTACGCGCTTGGCGACTGGCCGGCACCCTATGGCATCGTCCTCGTCGTCGATCGCCTGGCGGCGATGATGACCCTCCTCTGCGCCATCCTCGGCCTGGCGACCCTGCTCTATGCCAGCGCCGGCTTCGACGAGCGCGGGCAGCACTTCCACCCCCTCTTCCAGTTGCAGCTCGTCGGTCTTTGCGGCGCCTTCCTGACCGGCGATCTGTTCAACCTCTTCGTCTTCTTCGAGGTCATGCTGCTTGCCTCGTACACACTGCTGGCACATGGCGGCGGCATGGCGCGGACGCGCGCCGGCATCAGCTACGTCGTCCTCAACCTCATCGGCTCGGCGCTGTTCCTGATTGCCCTCGGGCTGCTCTACGGCACGCTCGGCACCCTCAACCTGGCGGACATGGCGAGTCGCCTGACGCAGACCGGACACGACGCTGCGCTCCCGCGCCTCGCCTTTGCCCTGCTGCTCGCCGTCTTCGCCCTCAAGGCCGGCCTGCTGCCGCTGTCCTTCTGGCTGCCGCCGACCTATGGCGCGGCCGGGGCGCCGGTTGCAGCGCTGTTTGCGATCATGACGAAGGTCGGCATCGTCGCCATCCTGCGCGTGCAGGCGGTGGCGCTGGCGCCGGCCATGCCCGATCTCCTCGCCGGCTGGCTGACGACCCTGGCGCTGGCGACCATCGTCTTCGCTGCGCTCGGCGCGCTCACTGCCGACCGCCTGCGGGCAATGGCCGCCTGGCTGGTGCTGCTCTCGGCCGGCAGCCTGCTGCTGGTGCCGGCCGCCACCGACGAGCGGGCCGTCGCGGCGGCGATCTATTATCTGCTGCAATCGACGCTGACCGGCGCCGCCTTCTTCCTCATCGCCGGAATCGTCGCCGTGCAGCGCGGCGACTGCGGCGACGATTTCCGCGCCGGCCCACCGACCGCCACCTGGGTGAAACTGGCTTTTCTCGTCGTCGCCGCTAGCAGTGCCGGGTTGCCCCCGTTCGCCGGCTTCGTCGGCAAGCTGATGCTGCTGAGCGCGCTGCGCCAGACCGCGGCAGGCGCCGTCACCTGGATCGTTCTCCTCGGCGCCGGTTTCCTGGTGATGGCGGCGCTCGCCCGCCAGGGCTGCATCCTGCTCTGGAAACGGCCACTCGAACGTCCACCGCAACCGACAGCGGCGGTCAACTGGCAGCGGGCAACCGCCACCCTGCTGCTGGTCGCTGCGGCACCATTGCTGGCGATCCTTGCCGGCCCGCTGAGCGACTACGCGCAACGCACCGCCAGCCAGCTGCAGACGCCGGGCGCCTACGTCGCTGGCGTCCTCGGAGCGAGGGCAGCTGCGACCGGCCACGGAGCGCGATGA
- a CDS encoding Na+/H+ antiporter subunit C, producing MEALLATAIAVLTACGVFLILRARTFPVLLGLTLLSYAVNLFLFASGRLQLDAPPLIRAGASYTDPLPQALVLTAIVIGFGMTGYLAMLALRALAESGDDHVDPGRNS from the coding sequence ATGGAAGCGCTGCTGGCGACCGCCATCGCGGTCCTCACCGCCTGTGGCGTCTTTCTGATCCTGCGCGCGCGGACCTTTCCGGTGCTGCTCGGTCTCACCCTCCTCTCCTACGCCGTGAACCTCTTCCTGTTCGCCAGCGGCCGCCTGCAGCTCGACGCGCCACCGCTGATCCGTGCCGGCGCCAGCTATACCGATCCGCTGCCGCAGGCACTGGTACTGACGGCGATCGTCATCGGCTTCGGCATGACGGGCTACCTGGCGATGCTCGCCCTGCGCGCACTGGCGGAATCGGGCGACGACCATGTCGACCCCGGCAGGAACTCATGA